From the Hevea brasiliensis isolate MT/VB/25A 57/8 chromosome 13, ASM3005281v1, whole genome shotgun sequence genome, the window TTAGATGAAAgacttgtttaattttttttaaaaaaatattttattattttaacatttttataattaaaatatattaaatttatttttaatttttttttttataattaactacaattgaaattcaaattaaAGATTCAGCTTAGTACCGCTAAACTAAAGTTcataaatttaacttttaatttttttttctttttaattaatatatttaaaaaattttctccaTAGTAACTCTAATAATAATAGTAACTCTTACAATAATATCAAATAGGtgttaattattttctattaaaaaaatatttatgataaaaaaatattttatttaccgTCAAGTAGATCAAATGGgatatcaaattaaaattgatCTAATTTAATTAACTATTCTTTTCTTACTATATTTGTAatcttatttataaaaataatttataattctaaatatatttatcataaaatatatttttatatttacatatgtTAATGTTATAAGAAATCTACCAATAAAGGTGCATGTGTTTCTGCCAGTATATACACTAGTAATGACAAATGTTAGAACAGGTTTActtgtaaaaaatatatatattttttttattttttaaaaatatttttatttttatttttatttttatataaaacattatataaaaaatagttttttaatttaaaaaatttaaaaatatattattatcttccataataaaataaataaatgactaaaaaatattttttacctttttaaatttttttaatgtgttatttattcttttataataatataattattttttttatcattgtgcataaatatttttaataattatttaatttttattatgaaaagttataataatatttttatgaaaaaaataaaattattaaactgAACTTTTCTATTGATTTTCAaatcttaattaaactttgaaaaactgaaaattaattttcatttcttcatttaGAAAACTAGCACACATGAATGGAGATCAGAAAGAGATAGATGTGTAGATATAGAGGCCACATATATGTTAGTTTTATGAAAGAAGGGATATCTTCATATGCTATCAATACTATATATCATCTCTTGAATATTGATCACAACTTGAGAAAATTTAGAAGAAACTAAAAAAACATTTAGAATTTGAAATGTGAACTGGCCAATTTCCTTCTCTATTGACAAAAACAACAGATCTTTGATGACAGACTCATAAGCATATTAGCAACTTCTTCTAACAGTAAGAATTTCAAAGTTTATCATAATGAAACCAACAGCTAGTGAGTCCAGATTGGAATTATCTTAATACTAGAGATTACTGCATTAATCATGGATTGGTGAAGCAATTCTCTGCTTCAGAGTACTGATTAATTCATACTTCTGGTGTTCCATTGTTTATCATTAAAGATCAGGTCATTTCGTGCATTCATTAGCTTCCATGCCAGGAACGGCCAGTCCGAGAAGAGAGCCATCAACAGAAGAGCTTTCAGATTTTCCATCAGTGCTTCCTATTTCAGGATGCCTAAACATATTCAGCTCTCAAATTCAGACGCCAAGAAAACTACGCTTCTCTTGCTGACCATTAGCCCCTTAAACCCTCTTCCACCCCAAGTGGCCCAGACTTTTCAAAAATTTATACCATCATCAGATGTAAAATCAAAGGCAGTTCCTTGATCTTGAATGGTAGAACAAGGACTTGTACCTGGAGCAGAACAGCTAGATACTGCACAAGAGCTAGGAGGCCACAGAACAGAATAGGAAACTCTTTTACCTGAAAACGTAAATGTGGCTactgaaattaatttaaattcaaacAACGCAACACTAGCCACAACTGGAAATGGTGAGATTTATGAGTTAACTAGGTTGATTGTGAATTTCATGTAATGAGGGAAATTTTCTGGAAGGTTCACTTTCTTGCAACAGTAAGCAAAATCCAATGAGGGAAATTTTTGTGCTCTACTTCAACGATCTAACAGTCTTAAGCttactacttttttttttcacCCTTTAAATCTAACTATGGACACATAACATTCTTTTGATGTTTTAGCTATCCTTCTTTCTGTCAAACTATATTCTACTTTTTGCAGTTGCATCATCATGCCGGAAATAATGCAGAAAGTTGCAAATTAGGGAATAAGCATATTATGAATTATGATTATGGAATCACACAATGCTGGCAAGATAAAAACCACCACATGCACTGATTGCACTGATTTCCTATATAGAAGAAGGGCGACAAATTGGTGAATGCACAGAGAATTAAGCATAGAACAACTTGCTAGGGAATTCCAAATATAATTATACTTTCTATATAAAAAAGGACCAATAACTCATAACATGACAAATACCTCGTCCATCTGTTGAGCAAGTCTTGATTGTTAAAATATCACTTAAAATTTGCACCTTTAGAACATTTGGAACGATTTCGTAGTTTTGTCAGAATGAGATTGTCATTGCGCAATAAATGTATTACCAATTCAAAGGTGGTGGCATTTGCAGAGAATCCTTTATCAACCATTTCATCAATAAGTAGTGTTGCCTCTGGTATATCTTTATGCCTGAGAAACCCTTGAATAATCATATTATAACAGCAACCATTCGGTAAACATCCACACTCTTCCATTCCTCTAAAGACTTTGTATGCTTCATCTAGTAAACCTTCATTGCAAAGTCCTTTTATTATTATACTATATGTATAAACATCAGGTTGTAAACCTTTTTCAAAAAGCCTAGAAAACAATTCCTTGGCATCAGTAAGCCTCCCAGCTCTACACATACCATTAATCAAAATGTTATAGCTCACACAATTAACCTTCAACCGACTCTTTTCCATCGCTTTAAATAGTGTGAGTGCCTCATCAAGATACCCTTGTTTGCACAAGCCATCAAGAATGATTGAAAAAGTCACTTTATTTGGCTGCTGACCATGAGAACACATGTTCTTGAAAACTTCTAGTGCAATTCCAGGTCGCCTTGCTTCCCACAATCCCTTAATAAGAGTATTATAAGTAACAAAGTCGGGAACTAAACTAGTTTTAATCATTTCATCAAAAAGTTTTGTTGCTTCATCTATCCTTTTGCTCTTGCAGTATCCATTAATCAAGATGTTGTAGCTAAAGACATCAGCTATGCCACTGCTTACTATCTGATCAAATAGTTTTCTAGCTTCATCCATTTGGTTACACAGGCAAAATCCGTCCATCAATGAATTGTGGGTGACAACATCAGGCTTCACACCTTTTTGgatcattattttcattatttcttgagCTTTTGAAACTAGTCCTTCCTTACAAAGATTGTCAATCAATATATTTAAGGTAAAAATGTCTGGTGATATGTTTTGCCCCACCATTTCTTTCAACAAGGCGAAAGCTTGATTCCATTTGCCCAAATTGAAAAGACCTTGAATTAAGCAGTTGTAAGTGATGATACTAGGTGGAATACCTTTATTCCTCATTTGGGAGAAGAGGTCTAAAGCCTCAATAACTAGCTTATCCTTGCAAAGGGCGTCCATAATTGCATTATATGTCACAACATCTGGCTCACAACCTCTCTCACCCATTCCCTTTAGCAACTCAATAGCCACATTTGTTTTCCCAGATTTACATAGAGCATTTACTATCACATTGTAGGTACGAACATTAGGTTGATATCCTCCAGCAACCATATCATTGAAAAAATCTACTGCTCCATTGATTTTACCATCTATACAGAGCCCTTTAATTAAGGTAGTAAATGTCACAGTATTGGGCTCCAatccaaatttgataattttccccAGAATTGAGAAGCCAAAATTCACAAGGTGTAAGCGGCAGAAACAGTCAATCAATATAGAAAGAGAGTAAATATCGTGTGAGATTCCTAGAGACTCAATTGTTCTGGACAAAGAAATAACCGTGTGATATTGTTTCATTCCCACAAGAGCAGATAAAAATCGACAAAATTGAACAATAGAAGGCAGAGGACGCAAAAGAATGATATGATTAAAGAAAGCTAAGGCATCATCAACGTCCCTAAAAGAAGAAGAATTGAACTTAGATCTCAAGAAacgttgagattttgcatctttaGGATTATGCGTTGAAGCAGAAGAATGGAAGTAATTGGTAAACAATAAGGATGGAGATTGAATGATACCCATTTCCGTTTGCAGTTGAAAGCGGAAGAACCTCTCAGTAGTTGTGAAAATCCTCCGCGCCGACATTATCATCTTCAGAGAAAGAGAGACGGCTCTGTATGTTTAGGGCGAAAGAGAGAGTGTTAAGCAACTATTCAGTTAAATAATAATTCAAATTgttacaaaaaaataataattaaaataaaaaatgttattttaatttttattcgattaattatgtttaaattttaatttatctatAAGGAttattaaacttaattaattaaattacctcTAAGAGAAAATATGGGTAGTGTTATCAAATCGAATCATACCAATGCACAACTAgcagtaaaaaataatttaaaatttttaatgtaaaattttattttatagtaaaataaatatttaaaattaaaattttaaataataaaattatttatattaatgaacaataaaatttaatatattaaaatttatctttgaataaataaaaaaatttaatgtacTTTTTGTGATTTaatgataatataataaaaaattcaataatttaaattaatatgttaagaaaataaattattaacaatATTTATTAGGACAATGAATTTCCAAGTTTAAAAAtgacaaaaatttaataaaataaaaattaccattaattcaccatttatctcatttcaaaatttaaaataaaattcagcaaatattttataattcaaacaacaagatttttgaataaatttatttttaaatattttttaaattattaaaaaagtacttattacttttataaaatttttaaagaatgaaaaataattaatgtaaGGGATATAATATAATTTACTATTAATATTTTAGGCTTTCGATGCATgagatataatttaaaataaattaacctattttattaaattcataaaataaattaatcaattttacagttttgaattcaattattcataattattaaaattagaaaataaattaaactttattCTCCTATTATTttagtggattttttttttattttcttcacaTTTAATTGAACTTTGTTAATTGCTATGTATTACAATGATAAATATTTTTGTTTTGAggcaataaaaatgaaaaattgaaaaatattccAGCGTCTATTTGGCCAACTTGCACTTATTTAATAATACTAAGTTTTCTTTAAATGTGTATTTATACATTAGTTGTATTTGTATGCATATTTGTAAATATCAAGAAATTGTAACAACTCTAAGACTTCGTTTGTTTCACATAAAATTAGATTATTTTATATTTCTCTTAGttataattaaattagaattgaaattttaacttttttaaaaatacattatttttaataattaattaaatttaatttttaattaatttaaataatagatTATAGATAGATGGAgcccaataaaaaaatattaataccccgcttgaaattgagtttaaaaattaaaaatactttttctaaaagaatattatttttttatataaaaaatatataaaactatgagaaatatttaaaaaaaaaatgaaaagaaagttGGGAGAGGAAAGAGAAGAATAGtttagaaatagaaaataccTTTAATCATACACCTTGCTAACACTTGCTTTGGATATAGCCTCTATTTTATAGATTCTATACCATGAATACATATTTAAGAgttacaaaaaaataaataagaaaattaatatacaaattaatatgTTGGGAGttataaaattgaattgaataatgATTCTTGGTGGTTGTGGACATTCACATAATTGTATTATTTATagtagttttaaatgtaaaaaaaaataaaaataaatctctaTATTTTCATTAGAGgtttaaataagtttaaaattaaatttgagctaaataaatttttgtattttttaataaGACTAAATAAGtctattattgtaacaccccaaaaaattttaaattttattattttatgagtattattgatattttaattttaattaaattttaagaaattatttgagatttttcggattttaaaaaatcgggttcgattttccgaaaatataaactttgatgatttttaaaaattaatttaaagaccacgtggaaaaactaaaaatatatttggagtctacgaatttttctaagttttttggatttttttcgaaatttttggacctcgttttcggtcccgaggtagagttaaaattcaaaattttgtatcttgaatcggaccgtccgaatcgaaccggaccggtcgaatcggaccgaccttttctttttcttccttcttcctcccgcgcgcgtcgacctcctccccttctctctctcttttctccctcctccctcctccccttgccgcgccgccacctcccctgcctccccacctcgccggcgccccacctcggccctcccccacggccggccgccgcctggaacgccggaaaacggcctcAGAAAGGACGCGCAGCGCACGCGACGCCTGGACTTCCCTTTAGCAGTTGTAAGTGACATCTGGCTcacaacctctctcaaccattCCCTTTAGCAACTCAATAGCCACATTTGTTTTCCCACATTTACAAAGAGCATTTATGATCACAGTGTAAGTATGAACATCAGGTTGATAACCTCCAGCAACCATATCATTGAAAAAATCTACTGCTCCATTGATTTTACCATCTATGCAGAGCCCATTAATTAAGGTAGTAAATGTCACAGTATTGGGCTCCAATCCAAATTTGATAAATCTCCCCAAAATTGAGAAGCCAAAATTCACAAGGTGTAATCAGCAGAAACAGTTAATCAATATAGAAAGAGAATAAACACTGTGAGAGATTCCTAGAGACTCAATTGTTCTGCACAAAGAGATGACCGTGTGATATTGTTTCATCCCCACAAGGGCAGATAAAAATCGAGAAAACTGAACAATAGAAGGCAGAGGACGCATAAGAATGATATGATTAAAGGAAGCTAAGGCATCATCAATGTCCTTGAACTTAGATCTCAAAAAacgttgagattttgcatctttaGGAACATGCATGGAAGTAGAAGAATGAAAGTAATTGGCAAATAATAAGGATGGAGATTGAATGATACCCATTTCCATTTGCAGTTGAAAGTGGAAGAACCTCCCAGCACTTGTGAAAATCCTCCGCGCGGACATTAACATCTTCAGACAGAGAGAGGGCTCTGTATGTTTAGGGCGCAAGAGAGCGCGTTTAGCAATTATCTGTAATTTATAGATATCTTTTAACAAATTATGTAATAAGTTATTTATGAAAACAGTAACTTATATTCCATTTATTATTCAGTTAAATAATAATTCTAATTGtttcaaaaaattaataattaaaataaaaagtgttacttaatttttattcaattaattctgatttaaattttaatttatcttttaaaaCTATGAGGATTAttgaacttaattaattaataaatcgaACCATATCACTGCACAACTAACATTAaaagataatttaaaatttttaatttaaagatattattttataataaaatattttatttaaaaataaatttttaaataataaaattatttatgttaatgaacaataaaatttaacatattaaaatttatcgttaaataaataaaaaaattattaaataaataaaaaattatgtacTTTTTCtgatttaatgataataaaataaaaaaattcaataatttaaattaatatattaagaaaataaattattaacaatATTTATTAGGACAATGAATTTCCAAGTTTAAAAAAgacaaagaattaaaatttaattaaaaataaaataaaaattaccatTAATTCACTATTTAtctcatttcaaaatttaaaataaaattcaacaaaTATTTTATAACTCAAACAGCaagatttttaaataaaattattttaaaatatttttcaaattattaaaagttactgattacttttataaaatttttaaagaatgaaaaataattaacataagggatataatataatttaatattaatattttaggcTTTAGATGCATGAGATATAATTTAAAATACTCAactaactcaactaagcctttattctaaaaatttaggatcaactatatggattctcttaacATTCTCATTTTTGCAATTTTTATCTCTTTCAGTACCCAACacgcactaccatataacatggccggtaatATGACTGtatagtaaaattttcctttcaatttattagaaatcttgcgatcacatgaaACTATCCGGCTTTAATTTTATGACTAACATTCTtttcacatccccatctacttgaagaactctgagccgagatatttaaagtgattacagtaccactccatccaataaATTGACTTACTTTAttagaataatgaaataaattaatcaattttactgttttgaattcaattattcataattattaaaaattagaaaataaattaaactttattCTCCTATGATTTCAGTTGAGGcaatagaaatgaaaatttgaaatttcctCTGGTTCTTGTCGAATTCTCTGTTCTACCATCATCACATTTTGCCGATTTAATCCAGCAATCAAAGTTTTCAACTCATTAATAATTCTCTGAAACTTCACTTCTTGGCTCGCCACCATCTCTTGTAACCATGCTTCATATCTATGCTCAACCTTAATCACCATTGAAAGCCAACTCTTTTTGCCTCTCTTAGGATCGTGACTCTACTCCTATCATGGCCGTGGACAATCACTCTGATATCAATGTTGTGACAAAAAAATAGAAAGGAATGAAAACACAAAGAATAAAACTCAACAATCAATCAAATCTTTATAGTGAATCAATAATGAATGTGTACATAGTCTGTTACAACTTTATAACTAACATATCTAACTaactttaaatttatgtaaattgTAATGCTATTCTGACTCTATAAATAGTTAGTGACATGTACATAGAATTCTATTATAGGGAGACGGATTAaagattttattatatataaagttGTTTCTAAGAGATAATCACAAGGCAAAATTATTGCATATAAAATCAAAACTTCACTTTTATATATATGAACTCTAATCATCTCTCCTATCATTTTACATGGCTTGGaaacttaaaaaaatttaatttttaataaatgcaACAGTTTTATATGTATTAAAGTTTTATTTGTAATAtaatagaattattaaaaattaaaggcTATTTTTTTGTTACATTATTTTTTAAGGAACATTATTGTTTttctataatataattttatattaaaaattttaatattgctCTTGAGTTATAATTGAATTAGAATTGAAATTTTAACCCTTttcttaaaatatattatttttaatagtcagttaaatttaattttttattaatttaaataataaaaatataattgtaactAATATAAATACTTAAGGGTTTTTGTTAAATCTAATATTTCCCCTTcacatatttatttatattatatattatagatagattataaataaattatagatAGATAGTGTAACaacttgattttttttaaaataataataataataataataatatatttttaattaatgtattattttattattataacattTTATTCATCATGTTAAACTAATATTTTTTTCATGATAGTATTTTTTTTAAAGGAATATTATTTAcatgcattattattattattattattattaaattagattGAATTTTTATTCTATACAATTTTAGTGGGCACTATTAATTTAAgtatattattatcattatttagaaaatattattttatatattttactagtatgtaatttaattatattacccTATTACTTTGAATCTAATTGAATGAACCTAAAATGAACCAGTCCCATTCGACTCTCCTCAGCCCAAGAAAGATTCTCCAACCAACTTCGCCATTAGCAACT encodes:
- the LOC131171840 gene encoding putative pentatricopeptide repeat-containing protein At1g12700, mitochondrial encodes the protein MIMSARRIFTTTERFFRFQLQTEMGIIQSPSLLFTNYFHSSASTHNPKDAKSQRFLRSKFNSSSFRDVDDALAFFNHIILLRPLPSIVQFCRFLSALVGMKQYHTVISLSRTIESLGISHDIYSLSILIDCFCRLHLVNFGFSILGKIIKFGLEPNTVTFTTLIKGLCIDGKINGAVDFFNDMVAGGYQPNVRTYNVIVNALCKSGKTNVAIELLKGMGERGCEPDVVTYNAIMDALCKDKLVIEALDLFSQMRNKGIPPSIITYNCLIQGLFNLGKWNQAFALLKEMVGQNISPDIFTLNILIDNLCKEGLVSKAQEIMKIMIQKGVKPDVVTHNSLMDGFCLCNQMDEARKLFDQIVSSGIADVFSYNILINGYCKSKRIDEATKLFDEMIKTSLVPDFVTYNTLIKGLWEARRPGIALEVFKNMCSHGQQPNKVTFSIILDGLCKQGYLDEALTLFKAMEKSRLKVNCVSYNILINGMCRAGRLTDAKELFSRLFEKGLQPDVYTYSIIIKGLCNEGLLDEAYKVFRGMEECGCLPNGCCYNMIIQGFLRHKDIPEATLLIDEMVDKGFSANATTFELVIHLLRNDNLILTKLRNRSKCSKGANFK